Below is a genomic region from Cystobacter fuscus DSM 2262.
GCAGATCTCCGGTGGACACGCGTCCGTTGGACTTCATCACGGGCAGGGCGAGCTCGGGCTGCAACAGGCGCCGCAGGTCGGCGGTGGGAATGCGGCGCACGAGGTCGCCGAGCACGGCCCACTTGTTGCCCAGCGGCATCGCCTTGGCGGCGGGCAGCTCCCTGGCCTCGAAGGCGAAGGAACCGGACTCGGCGCGCAGGGCCTTGAGCAGGATGTTCTGCGCGCGCTGGGCGAGCTGGGCGAAGGCGGAGGCGGGCTGGAGCAGTCCCAGGCCGAAGAGGGCCGCGAGCACCTCGCCACCGAAGCGGCTCCGGGCGGACTCGGCCTGCTGGAGTTGTTCCGGGGTGACGAGCTTCGCCTGGAGGAGCCAGGAGCCCAGGGCGTCCTCGGGATGGGAGGACTCGACGAGCTCGGGATTGCCCTTGCGGAAGTGGATGCCGAGGGTGCCATCGGCCAGGGTGAGCGAGAGCAGACCCGTGTGATTGCCCGCGGCGATGAGGCCGTAGAGGCGCACGGCCGAGAAGGCCGTGAGCTGACCGCGAGTGGGGAGATCGTCCGCTGCCGAGGCGGCGGGAGCGCCCGTGGCCTCGGGGGAAGCGGGGGCTGGCGCGGCGGTGGGCACGCCAGGAGCGGTGGCGGTGGGCACGCCGGGCGCAGTGGGGCGA
It encodes:
- a CDS encoding DUF4388 domain-containing protein, yielding RPTAPGVPTATAPGVPTAAPAPASPEATGAPAASAADDLPTRGQLTAFSAVRLYGLIAAGNHTGLLSLTLADGTLGIHFRKGNPELVESSHPEDALGSWLLQAKLVTPEQLQQAESARSRFGGEVLAALFGLGLLQPASAFAQLAQRAQNILLKALRAESGSFAFEARELPAAKAMPLGNKWAVLGDLVRRIPTADLRRLLQPELALPVMKSNGRVSTGDLRLTPHEVRVLAFIDGARSTAQLIQDLPQDADHLLRLVFLLRELDGVSFAAVRTAPATPASAAPQGPATPSMSGIPAAKPAAPSAPATAPAPAAKPAAAPAPAAKPATPSMSGVPAAKPAAPTASVPTAATAKPAAPTASAPTAAAAKPAAPSAPAP